TGTAGTCAATGTCACCCTTGACGGTGGCAAGCGCCTGACGCATGCAGCGGATCGCGCCTTCGCCTGAAGGAGCCACCATGTCGTAACCATCAGAGGTTGCGCCATAACCGACGATCTCGGCGTAAATCTTGGCGCCGCGCGCCTTGGCATGTTCCAGTTCTTCGAGAACCAGCACGCCTGCACCGCCGGCGATCACGAAACCGTCGCGGTTGACGTCATAGGCGCGCGAGGCGACGCCGGGTGTTTCATTGTATTTGGACGACATTGCGCCCATGGCGTCGAAGAGGTTGGACATCGACCAGTCGAGATCCTCATGGCCGCCCGCAAACATCACGTCCTGTTTGCCCCACTGGATCATCTCGGCGGCGTTGCCGATGCAATGCGCCGAGGTGGAGCAGGCCGACGAGATCGAATAGTTGACGCCGTGGATCTTGAACCAGGTCGCGAGCGTGGCCGAGGCGGTCGATGACATGGCCTTCGGCACGGCGAAGGGGCCGATGCGCTTCGGGCTGTTGTTCTTGAGCGTAATATCGGCGGCTTCGACGATGGTGCGGGTGGAAGGGCCGCCCGAACCCATGATGATGCCAGTGCGCTCATTGCCGCTGATATCGCTCTCTTCGAGACCGGAATCGGCGATCGCCTGCTTCATGGCCACATGGTTCCACGCGCCACCCTGCGACAGGAAGCGCATGGCGCGGCGGTCGACCAGATCGGTCGGGTCGAGAGAGGGCTTGCCCCAGACCTGGCATTTGAAACCGTGCTCGGCAAAATCCGGCGAAAATGAAATGCCGGACTTGGCTTGGCGCAGCGACGCGGTGACCTCAGCGGCATCACCGCCGATGGAGGAAACAATACCGAGGCCGGTGACAACAACTCGTCTCATGAAAGGGACCTTTTCTTAAGATTTCGGCCGGACGACCGAAGCCGCCCGGCGTTTGTCTGAACTATTCCGTCTGCCTCAGGCAGCCTTTTCCTTGGACAGGCCGACCCGAAGGTCCGAAGCCTGATATATGGTTTCGCCATCCGCCTTCAGCCAGCCATCGGCAGTGCCAAGCACCAGCCGGCCACGCATCACGCGCTTGAAATCAATACCATACTGAAGCAGCTTGGTGTTAGGGCGTACCATGCCCTTGAACTTCACTTCGCCGGTGGAAAGCGCCATGCCGCGGCCTTCTTCGCCCAGCCAGCCGAGGAAGAAACCGGTCAGCTGCCACATGCCGTCAAGTCCGAGGCAACCCGGCATGATCGGGTTGCCCTGGAAGTGGCAGGGGAAATACCAGTCGTCGGGGCTGACATCGTATTCGGCGCGGATGAAACCCTTGTCGAAGGCGCCGCCGGTTTCGGAAATTTCGGTGATCCGGTGAACCATGAGCATGGGGGGCAATGGGAGCTGGGCATTTCCCGGGCCGAACAATTCGCCGCGACCGCAGGACAGGATCTCCTCGTAGTTGTAACTTGATTGCCTGGTTGCCATACCGCTTTCACTTCCCCAATCACTGGTGTTGAACGACTTCACTAGAGCAAGTTAGGTTCAAAATGAAGCGCTGCAAGGGCAGAGGCCGCTCCGGCCCCATTCTTTGTCTTCAGAACCTTCTTTGCAGAAGTCATTACCTCAATATGCCGTCCGCATACAGGAACCATCCGGCTGGAACCAGAGGAAATTTGCAGGAATAGCCGGTTTACAACCATTTGCGACACTCGGCGACGCTGAAACTATTGAAAGCATTCCCTGCAAAAGATATATGCTATTGCAATTGACGGGTTTCATATCTCTGTTTGGAACGGGATTGCATGGCATTTGACGCCACATTGGATATCGGAACGAGGCTGCGGCGCTCTGGGCTGCGGCCAACGCGCCAGCGCGTTGCTTTGGGTGATCTTCTTTTCGCAAAGGGCGATCGCCACCTGACGGTCGAGGAGCTGCATGACGAGGCGGTCACCGCCGGCGTGCCCGTTTCTCTCGCCACGGTCTACAACACGCTGCATCAGTTCACTGAAGCCGGCCTGATCCGCGTTCTTGCCGTGGAAGGTGCCCGCACCTACTTCGATACAAACGTTTCGGATCACCATCACTTCTTCGTGGAGGGTGAGAACGAGGTTCTCGATATTCCCATCAACAATCTCCAGATCGACAATCTGCCGGAAGCGCCAGAGGGCATGGAAATCGCCCACGTGGACGTGGTCATCCGCCTTCGTCGCAAGCGCGGTTGACGTTTTTGTCTGGTATAGAATGTGAAAATGGCGCCCCTGGGCGCCATCTCTGTTTTCAGCGGTCATTTCTATATATCACTTCATGACGTCTTCCGGCCGTCTGCCCGGTTTGCCCTTATAGGGCGGGAAGGTCCATCCGAAGATCAGCGCGCCGGATCGGACGCAGAAGGCCGTCAGGAAACCCGCCGCTGATGCGGCATAGAGCGGTGCGCCGAAGAAATAGACGACAATGAAGATGGAAGAGCCCAAAAGCGCGCAGGTGATGTAGATTTCCGGGCGCAGCAGAACCGACGGCTCTCCGGCCATAATATCGCGCAAAACACCACCGAACGTCGCCGTCAGAACACCTGTGACGATGGCGACGGTTGCCGAGCCGCTTGCAGCGAGACCTTTGGCTGCTCCCATGACGCAATAGGCGGAAAGGCCGAGCGCATCAAGCCAGATCAATACCCGATAACGGGATTCGAAAAGATGCGCGGTAAAGAACAGCAGAACCGCGACCGAGACACAGACGAGAATATAGGTGGGGTTTATCACCCAGAACACCGGCGTTCTGCCCAGCACGAGATCGCGAACCGTGCCGCCGCCAATGCCGGTCGCCGCCGCGAAGAACAGGAAGCCGATCAGGTCGAGCTGCTTGCGTGAGGCGGCCAAGGCGCCGGTTGCGGCAAAGACGGCGACACCGGCATAATCGAGAAAACCCAGCAGCGTCATGAAAAGGTTCCCCCCAGAAAGACGGCCCGCAAACACGTCAGTGTCGCGCAAGCACTAAACTCTAGGCTGACCGCCCGGATGATCGCAACATCCATAACCGAAACGGATGCAAAGGAAAATGCCGTGCGAATCGCTCTCGTTGCCGCTCTTCAGGCGCTGGTCCTCTTGATGTTTCCGGTAGCGCTCTCGGCGCAGCAGCAGCTGGTGAGCGACCCGGAGATTTACGAGAAGGATCATTTCCGCAATGAGTGCAAGGTGGCGGCCTTTGGCGATGATTTCGTCACGCGGCTGGATATCAACAATGACGGCCTGATGGATGCCGTCGTCAATCACGGCGTTCTGGATTGCGACGGAGAAAAGGGCCGTAGCTGCGACGACGAAGGATGCCCCTATAATTTCTACGTCCAGGTCAAAGAGGGTGGTTATCTGATGATCGCCACCGCCCGGATCTACAGCTATGATTTCATCAAGCGGTTCGGAAACATGGTTTTTGTGCTGAAGATGCATCCGCGTTATTGCGAGCGCACCGATAAGGAACCCTGCCTGATGACGGTGCGGGTCCGCGGCACGAAATTCGTGACGATTTCGCGAAAGTGACGGTGCGGTCCGTCAAGGCGCGATGCGCCTGATCCGGACCCTTTGATTATAGCGGTGGCGCAGCGAACGCGGAATGACCAAGGTGGCGACGGCGACCGCAAAAACGGTTGCCGCAACCACCCACAGGGCGCCGGACTGTAGCGTGACGCCCAATACGGCCCCGCAGATTGCCCCGCTGATCATGCCGAGCCAGGGCACGATCTGAATGCCCCAATCGAGACTTCGCTCCCCCAGAAGAAAGCGGCCGATGCCACGCCCGAAACGGGAAAGGGCGCCGGTAACATAAGTGAGGCCGATTGGCAGGCCCTCAATATGCTCAACGGCCGCGTTGACCATGCCCATGGCGAAAACCACAAGATAAAACTGTGTCAGGGCGAAAGCGTCGCCGCGCAGCAAGGCGGCAATCGCCACCAGCAACCCCACGCCCACAAGAACGGCAAGGATGCTCCGGTCGAATTTATGCGCAACCACGATGCCCCCGGCATTGCCCGCCACAAAAGCGACGATCGCGAAAAGCAGTTTCGCGGCATGGGAATAAACGCCCGCTTCCAGTGAGATGGCCGCACGGGTGGTGTTGCCAGTCATGAAGGAAACGAAATCGCCGGACAGATGAAGACCCACCGCATCCGTCATTCCGGCGATGAATGAAATGGCGGCGACAAGCGCAATACCGGTGCCGGTGCGCCTTGCCCTGATGATGTTACGGCGTCTCTGTCTGGTCATGGAAAGACTCGATATAGAAAACAGCGGGCCGATGCGCCTGGCTGTGTTATCCTATGTCTAGAATGCCGGGCGGTCCGTTTGCAATCTTTCTGGAAGCGTTTCAGTACCTCTATTTTGTCTAGACAAATGTAAAATCCCTGCCTAGCATGCCTCAAATAAAGCGAAAAAAATATCGCACAAAAATAAATCAAAAAGGGGTTCCGATCATGAAAAGAACATGGGTTATCGCCGCAATCGCGACGCTTGTTTCGTCTGCTTCCGCCTATGCCGAAACGGCCGTGACCATCGGCATGTCCGGCTGGACCGGCTTTGCACCGCTGACGCTTGCCAAGCAGGCCGGCATTTTCGAAAAGAACGGCCTGAAGGTCGATATCAAGAAGATACCCCAGGCCAGCCGCCATCTCGCCCTTGCTTCCGGTGACATTCAGTGCGCGGCCACGACGGTGGAAACATGGATCGCTTGGAACGCCAATGGCGTGAAATCCACCCAGATTTTCCAGATGGACAAATCGCACGGTGCCGATGGCATCGCGGTGCGCAGCGATGTCTCTAAGGTCGCGGACCTCAAGGGCAAGACCGTCGCCGCTTCCGCGCCGGGTACCTCCCCTTATTTCTTCCTTGCCTGGATTCTCAAGGAAAACGGCCTGACGCTGAAGGATGTGAAGGTCGTCAACCTTGAGCCGGGACCGGCAGCACAGGCTTTCGTCGCCGGCCAGAATGATGCGGCCATGACCTATGAGCCTTATCTGTCCACCGTGCGTGCCGCACCGGACAAGGGCAAGATTCTCGCCACGACGCTGGATTATCCTGCGGTCATGGATACTTTCGGTTGCACACCGGACTTCCTGAAGGCCAATCCGCAGGCGGCCAAGGCGCTGGCGGACAGTTATTTCCAGGCATTGGAACTCATCAAGGCCGACCCGGAAAAATCCTATGCGACGATGGGCGCGGATGTGAAACAGGCGGGCGAGGCTTTCGCCGCTTCGGCAAAATTCCTCGAATGGCAGGACAAGGCCGCCAACCAGAAATTCTTCGAGGGTGAATTCAAGACGTTCTCCGAAAAGTCGGCGGATCTGCTGCTTGAAATTGGCGTGATAAAGTCGAAACCCGATCTTTCGACACTCGCGGATACGTCTTTCATCAAGTGAGAGAAAAGGCGGCGACAGCCCTGCGGGGAATGCGCAGCCAGTGATAATTTGAGAGCGCCGATTGTGTGCCCTGAAAGGCATGCGGTGCTCTGATGGCGCGGCGAAAGTGCCGCGCCGGTTTTCCGGACAGGCGGTAGAATGCAACCTCTTCAACCCATCAAGAACAGCACGAGGATCATCCTCGGCATCCTGTTCTTCGTGCTGTTTTTCTCGGCCTGGGGCTTTGCCACGCTCGGCGGTTTCGTGTCGCCGACCTTTCTGGCCGATCCGATCACCATGCTCAAGGACGGCATCTATCTGCTGACCGATCAAGGTTTCGCCGGCGATATCGGCATGACCATCTGGCGCGTGGTGGGCGGTTTCGTGCTGGCGTCGCTGATTGCCGTGCCTGTTGGTATCGCCATGGGGGCTTACAAGCCGATCGAGGCGCTGCTTGAGCCCTTCGTGTCCTTTGCGCGCTATCTTCCGGCTTCCGCTTTCGTGCCGCTGCTCATTCTCTGGGCCGGCATCGGCGAAATGCAGAAGCTGCTGGTGATCTTCATCGGTGCCGTCTTCCAGATCATCCTGATGGTGGCCGTGGCGGTTGCCGGCACAAGGCGTGATCTGGTGGAGGCCGCCTATACGCTGGGCGCGAAGGACCGTGGTGTGGTGCGCCGCGTCCTCATTCCCGCAAATGCGCCTGACATTGCCGAAATTCTCCGCCTCGTCCTTGGCTGGGCCTGGACCTATGTCATCGTAGCGGAACTGATCGGCGCTTCCTCGGGCATCGGTTATATGATCATCAACAGCCAGGCGCTGATGGCGACCGGGCAGATCATCTTCGGCATCATCGTCATCGGTGTCATCGGCCTTATCTCGGATTTCGCGTTCAAATCGCTGAACCGGAAGCTTTTCGCATGGAGGCTTGCCTGATGAGCGAACTCGTTATCAAGGGCGTCAGCCGCACTTTTCCGGGCGTGCAGGGCGGTCAGCCGACGCTGGCTCTGCAGCCGACCAATCTGGAAATCCCACGCAATGATTTCGTCACCATCCTCGGGCCATCGGGATGCGGAAAATCGACCTTGCTGCGCATCATCGCCGGCCTCGATCGCCCGACGACTGGCGAGGTGCTGCTGTCCGGCAAGGCGGTGACCGGTCCGGGTGCGGATCGCGGCATGGTGTTCCAGTCCTACACGCTGTTTCCCTGGCTGACGATCCGTGAAAACGTAGCCTTCGGCCTGCGCGAGCGCGGCGTTGCCGAGAAGGAAAAATGGGAGATCGTTGACAGCTATATCGACAAGGTCGGCCTGCGAGGTTTCGAAAACCATTGGCCGAAACAACTGTCCGGCGGCATGCAGCAGAGAACGGCGATTGCCCGTGCCTTGGCGAATGGCCCGAAAATCCTGTTGCTGGACGAGCCTTTCGGCGCCCTCGACAACCAAACGCGCGGCCTGATGCAGGAATTGCTGCTCGGTATATGGGAACGTGAGCAGAAGACGGTCATTTTCGTCACCCATGATATCGAGGAAGCAGTCTTCATGGCCTCGCGTGTCGTGACCATGTCCGCAAGGCCGGGCCGCATCAAGTCGATCACACCGGTCGACCTGC
This window of the Agrobacterium fabrum str. C58 genome carries:
- the fabB gene encoding beta-ketoacyl-ACP synthase I, which translates into the protein MRRVVVTGLGIVSSIGGDAAEVTASLRQAKSGISFSPDFAEHGFKCQVWGKPSLDPTDLVDRRAMRFLSQGGAWNHVAMKQAIADSGLEESDISGNERTGIIMGSGGPSTRTIVEAADITLKNNSPKRIGPFAVPKAMSSTASATLATWFKIHGVNYSISSACSTSAHCIGNAAEMIQWGKQDVMFAGGHEDLDWSMSNLFDAMGAMSSKYNETPGVASRAYDVNRDGFVIAGGAGVLVLEELEHAKARGAKIYAEIVGYGATSDGYDMVAPSGEGAIRCMRQALATVKGDIDYINTHGTSTPVGDSKEIGAIREVFGDKIPHIQSTKSLTGHSLGAAGVQESIYGLLMMQERFIGESAHISELDPEFAGVPIVRSRIDDAKIDTILSNSFGFGGTNATLVFQRHNG
- the fabA gene encoding 3-hydroxyacyl-[acyl-carrier-protein] dehydratase FabA, yielding MATRQSSYNYEEILSCGRGELFGPGNAQLPLPPMLMVHRITEISETGGAFDKGFIRAEYDVSPDDWYFPCHFQGNPIMPGCLGLDGMWQLTGFFLGWLGEEGRGMALSTGEVKFKGMVRPNTKLLQYGIDFKRVMRGRLVLGTADGWLKADGETIYQASDLRVGLSKEKAA
- the irrA gene encoding iron response transcriptional regulator IrrA; translation: MAFDATLDIGTRLRRSGLRPTRQRVALGDLLFAKGDRHLTVEELHDEAVTAGVPVSLATVYNTLHQFTEAGLIRVLAVEGARTYFDTNVSDHHHFFVEGENEVLDIPINNLQIDNLPEAPEGMEIAHVDVVIRLRRKRG
- a CDS encoding trimeric intracellular cation channel family protein, translated to MTLLGFLDYAGVAVFAATGALAASRKQLDLIGFLFFAAATGIGGGTVRDLVLGRTPVFWVINPTYILVCVSVAVLLFFTAHLFESRYRVLIWLDALGLSAYCVMGAAKGLAASGSATVAIVTGVLTATFGGVLRDIMAGEPSVLLRPEIYITCALLGSSIFIVVYFFGAPLYAASAAGFLTAFCVRSGALIFGWTFPPYKGKPGRRPEDVMK
- a CDS encoding YoaK family protein: MTRQRRRNIIRARRTGTGIALVAAISFIAGMTDAVGLHLSGDFVSFMTGNTTRAAISLEAGVYSHAAKLLFAIVAFVAGNAGGIVVAHKFDRSILAVLVGVGLLVAIAALLRGDAFALTQFYLVVFAMGMVNAAVEHIEGLPIGLTYVTGALSRFGRGIGRFLLGERSLDWGIQIVPWLGMISGAICGAVLGVTLQSGALWVVAATVFAVAVATLVIPRSLRHRYNQRVRIRRIAP
- a CDS encoding ABC transporter substrate-binding protein, with translation MKRTWVIAAIATLVSSASAYAETAVTIGMSGWTGFAPLTLAKQAGIFEKNGLKVDIKKIPQASRHLALASGDIQCAATTVETWIAWNANGVKSTQIFQMDKSHGADGIAVRSDVSKVADLKGKTVAASAPGTSPYFFLAWILKENGLTLKDVKVVNLEPGPAAQAFVAGQNDAAMTYEPYLSTVRAAPDKGKILATTLDYPAVMDTFGCTPDFLKANPQAAKALADSYFQALELIKADPEKSYATMGADVKQAGEAFAASAKFLEWQDKAANQKFFEGEFKTFSEKSADLLLEIGVIKSKPDLSTLADTSFIK
- a CDS encoding ABC transporter permease, with product MQPLQPIKNSTRIILGILFFVLFFSAWGFATLGGFVSPTFLADPITMLKDGIYLLTDQGFAGDIGMTIWRVVGGFVLASLIAVPVGIAMGAYKPIEALLEPFVSFARYLPASAFVPLLILWAGIGEMQKLLVIFIGAVFQIILMVAVAVAGTRRDLVEAAYTLGAKDRGVVRRVLIPANAPDIAEILRLVLGWAWTYVIVAELIGASSGIGYMIINSQALMATGQIIFGIIVIGVIGLISDFAFKSLNRKLFAWRLA
- a CDS encoding ABC transporter ATP-binding protein; its protein translation is MSELVIKGVSRTFPGVQGGQPTLALQPTNLEIPRNDFVTILGPSGCGKSTLLRIIAGLDRPTTGEVLLSGKAVTGPGADRGMVFQSYTLFPWLTIRENVAFGLRERGVAEKEKWEIVDSYIDKVGLRGFENHWPKQLSGGMQQRTAIARALANGPKILLLDEPFGALDNQTRGLMQELLLGIWEREQKTVIFVTHDIEEAVFMASRVVTMSARPGRIKSITPVDLPHPRHYTIKASPEFSELRAKLTEEIRSEAIAAAAHG